A DNA window from Arachis duranensis cultivar V14167 chromosome 3, aradu.V14167.gnm2.J7QH, whole genome shotgun sequence contains the following coding sequences:
- the LOC107479066 gene encoding uncharacterized protein LOC107479066: MDKGLANEETVNLRNGVELATSVSDKHVNLLRPSVPSFPIFRAQAPDDTEQEKGKYYLIRDPEDLQIGLYDKPLPCFGCGIGWFSFLFGFVCPPLWYFATILYFGNYYRKDPRERAGLGASAITALLCTVALLIIAAILLLRSL; encoded by the exons ATGGATAAAG GTCTTGCTAATGAAGAGACTGTTAACTTGCGAAACGGAGTCGAATTGGCCACATCAGTCTCTGATAAACATGTTAATCTTTTGAGGCCAAGTGTACCAAGTTTTCCAATTTTTAGAG CTCAAGCGCCAGATGACACAGAGCAAGAAAAGGgaaaatattatttgattagAGATCCGGAGGACTTGCAAATTGGACTTTATGACAAACCCCTTCCATGTTTTGGCTGCGGAATTGGATGGTTCTC ATTCCTTTTTGGATTTGTATGTCCACCTCTGTGGTACTTTGCAACAATTCTCTATTTCGGAAATTACTATCGAAAGGATCCTAGGGAAAGGGCTGGTCTTGGAGCCTCCGCAATTACA GCATTATTGTGCACCGTAGCATTGCTAATCATAGCAGCTATTCTTCTGTTGCGGTCCCTTTAA